The Panicum virgatum strain AP13 chromosome 5K, P.virgatum_v5, whole genome shotgun sequence genome has a window encoding:
- the LOC120710051 gene encoding ubiquitin-conjugating enzyme E2 5A: MASKRIQKELKDLQKDPPTSCSAGPVGEDMFHWQATIMGPSDSPYSGGVFLVTIHFPPDYPFKPPKVAFRTKVFHPNINSNGSICLDILKDQWSPALTISKVLLSICSLLTDPNPDDPLVPEIAHMYKTDRHKYENTARTWTQRYAM; this comes from the exons ATGGCGTCGAAGAGGATTCAGAAAGAGCTCAAGGATCTGCAGAAGGACCCTCCCACCTCGTGCAGTGCAG GTCCTGTGGGTGAGGATATGTTCCACTGGCAGGCAACAATAATGGGTCCATCTGATAGCCCATATTCTGGTGGAGTTTTCCTAGTTACAATCCATTTCCCTCCTGATTATCCTTTCAAACCACCAAAG GTGGCGTTTCGCACCAAGGTGTTCCATCCAAACATTAACAGCAATGGAAGCATCTGCCTTGACATCCTCAAGGACCAGTGGAGCCCCGCGCTCACTATATCCAAG GTGTTGCTGTCCATCTGCTCCCTGCTGACGGATCCAAACCCCGACGACCCTCTGGTCCCCGAGATCGCGCACATGTACAAGACGGACCGGCACAAATACGAGAACACCGCGAGGACCTGGACCCAGAGGTACGCCATGTAG
- the LOC120710050 gene encoding vacuolar protein sorting-associated protein 25-like — MQRLGDFRLPPFFNYPPYFTLQPVRETREKQVQLWKDLILDYCRSHKIHTISLEEDFPLFSNPKIERSLSHEAKEVFLAALVSEGRAEWMDKGHKKCLILWLRIQDWANFILNFVKDNGLEVMTIEEIRSGIDTRGTELEGIDRGVLMRALRQLEQKGKAAIFKGTSADDEGVKFSV; from the exons ATGCAGAGGCTAGGGGATTTCAGGCTGCCTCCCTTCTTCAACTACCCGCCTTACTTCAC TTTGCAGCCTGTGCGCGAAACGCGGGAAAAGCAAGTCCAGTTATGGAAAGATCTGATACTTGATTACTGTAGAAGTCACAAGATACATACAATATCCCTGGAAGAAGATTTCCCCTTGTTCTCCAATCCAAAGATCGAGA GATCTCTTAGCCATGAAGCGAAGGAAGTGTTCCTTGCAGCTCTTGTTAGTGAAG GTCGTGCAGAATGGATGGACAAAGGTCACAAGAAATGCCTCATTCTTTGGCTAAGAATACAGGATTGGGCCAATTTCATATTAAATTTT GTAAAGGATAATGGATTGGAAGTAATGACCATCGAAGAAATACGCTCTGGAATCGATACTCGTGGAACTG AACTTGAGGGAATCGATCGTGGTGTTCTCATGCGGGCTCTGAGGCAATTGGAACAGAAAGGCAAAGCAGCTATCTTCAAAGGCACTTCGGCCGATGACGAAGGCGTGAAGTTTTCTGTGTAA